The Kineosporia sp. NBRC 101731 genome includes a window with the following:
- a CDS encoding cation diffusion facilitator family transporter — MAGDPLNDSLPAGADQVPEPAIVRAPLERTGDDAGNESTLTIAIAFTANLVIAVAKSIAAVLTGSASMVAEAAHSWADTGNEIFLVIANRRAGRAPDATHPHGFGREAYVWSMFAALGLFVAGAAVSVTHGVQELFTQEEAGDFVIGYIVLGVSFLLEGTSFLQSLRQARPEAASMQRDVFQHVLETSDPTLRAVFFEDSAALIGIVIAAGALGLHQITGSPIPDAIGSILVGLVLGVVAIVLIQRNRSFLIGQEADPRVRSQVIGALLELPEVSRITYLRIEIIGPRMVTLVGDVDLAGNDVESHVAVRLRALEAKIAASPAVAGVVLSLSSPDEKSLAP; from the coding sequence ATGGCCGGTGATCCACTGAACGACTCCCTTCCCGCCGGTGCTGACCAGGTACCCGAACCGGCGATCGTGCGCGCCCCGCTGGAACGCACCGGTGACGACGCCGGCAACGAGAGCACCCTCACCATCGCCATCGCCTTCACCGCGAATCTGGTGATCGCGGTGGCGAAATCCATCGCGGCGGTACTCACCGGATCGGCGTCGATGGTGGCCGAGGCGGCGCACTCCTGGGCCGACACCGGCAACGAGATCTTCCTGGTGATCGCGAACCGGCGGGCCGGGCGGGCCCCCGACGCGACGCATCCGCACGGTTTCGGCCGCGAGGCCTACGTCTGGTCGATGTTCGCGGCGCTGGGCCTCTTCGTCGCCGGGGCCGCCGTCTCCGTGACGCACGGCGTGCAGGAGCTCTTCACCCAGGAGGAGGCCGGTGACTTCGTCATCGGCTACATCGTGCTGGGCGTCTCGTTCCTGCTGGAGGGCACCTCGTTCCTGCAGTCGCTGCGCCAGGCCCGGCCAGAGGCCGCCTCGATGCAGCGCGACGTGTTCCAGCACGTACTGGAGACGTCCGACCCCACGCTGCGCGCCGTGTTCTTCGAGGACTCGGCCGCGCTGATCGGCATCGTCATCGCGGCCGGGGCGCTGGGCCTGCACCAGATCACCGGGTCACCGATCCCCGACGCGATCGGGTCGATCCTGGTCGGGCTGGTGCTGGGGGTGGTCGCGATCGTGCTGATCCAGCGCAACCGCAGTTTCCTCATCGGCCAGGAGGCCGATCCCCGGGTGCGCTCCCAGGTGATCGGCGCCCTGCTGGAACTGCCCGAGGTCAGCCGCATCACCTACCTGCGCATCGAGATCATCGGGCCGCGCATGGTCACCCTGGTCGGCGACGTGGACCTGGCCGGGAACGACGTGGAGTCGCACGTGGC